The following is a genomic window from Borreliella mayonii.
AAAAAATACAATACCCCAATCAATAAAGAACACTTTACTTCCAAAAAAGTAAAAGAACTTGGGGTTCATCATCAAGGAGATATACTTCGTGTACTAAACTCAAATATATGTAAAGAAAATAAAAAAAAAACCACAATTAATACTCTAAGGCCAGATTTAAGATTTTTAGTTAAACTAAAAGCACTAGAAAAAAGAATACTAACATTTTCAAATAACTTTGGAGAATTTAAAGGAAAGCTTTGTATATATAAAGTGTCACCTATTGCACATAAATTGATTGATGCATATTTTAGTAGCACTAAAGCAGACTTAATTAAGAAAGTAAAGGATGAAAAAGATGTTTTTAAAAAAGAAAAAGGATATTTTGAACCTCAAAATATCACTGAAAATATCACTGTATATAATAAAAACTATATAAATATATATAATAAGAATTCTATAGAAAACCCTTTCTTTAAAAGAATTAAATCAATAACTTCTAACACCAAAAAACCAACTGTAACACTAAAAAATGCTTTATTAAACTACAAAGATTTTAAAAATTATCTAAAATATGATTATGTGGTTGAAGATATTAAAGAATTTTTCTTATCTAAATTAAATCTTTATAAAGATAAAATCCATTTTATGAGAAAAACCGCACCCTATAAAACTGATTTCTACATTCTTGCAGGAGAATTTAAAGATGTTTACACTGCCAAATGGAAGAAAAATAAAACAACTGGCTTTTCAGGACATGCTGGCATAATAGCTAATAATGTTTTAGCTAACATTTTGACAAAAGGATTAAAATTTGAGTAGATTGCTTGAAAAACTAAAACAAAAAAAAGCTTCAATAAAGATTAGTGACATTTTAATTAAGAAAGATGCTTTTAGTAGAATAGAAGAAATAGACGGCAAAAAAACATACTACACAAAAATATTCAAACATCTAATTGATTTCAGAGTTACTAACAAGGAGCAAAGATTTAGGCTTGTCTTTCAAGAATTTAATAATAAAGATTATTATTTTTTTAATCTTTTTTCATTAGAAAAAAATGATAAATTTTTAGGAATAAAATATGGATGGGATCGTCTTGAAAAACCTTTATTTCTTAAAAAAGAAGATAATAAAATTTATGCAATAAAAAAACTATATCATATAGAATTTAGGTTTAAAAAAGGATCTATCAAGTCTTACATATTGTCTCTAAGAACTTTGTTGAGAAAAAAAGAAAAAGAAACCACCGAGTACTATCAGTTTACACTAAATCATTTAGAAAAAATGGAAAGCAAAGTATATAAGTTTTACAATAAAAAATTACCAGATGGAGGAATTTTGAAAAAATGGATATTAAAAAATCAGATATTATAACAATGGCTTCAATTAAGGGAGGAGTTGGGAAAAGTGCACTTTCTATACTTTTTTCTTATGTATTAAAAGAATTAGGCAAAAAAGTATTATTAATTGATTTAGATCCACAAAATTCTTTAACTTCTTATTTTAATAGATATATTTCAAATATCGAAAAATACAATGCTTACAGTATGCTAAAAGGAGATTTCCATTTTAATGAATGCATTTACAAGATTAATGATTATATCTCTATAATTCCCTCTCATCCCATTTTAGGAAAATTTAATTCGGAAGCCATTGATTATAAAGAAATTATTTTAGAGCATCATTTAAATGAAAATATTCAAAATTACAATTTTGATTATGTTTTACTAGATACTCCTCCTGGTTTAGATTTTCTCTTAAAGAATGCCTTGAATGTTGCGAATTATATTGTAATTCCAGTTCAGGTGGAAATATGGTCAATAGAAAGTTTTACCATTTTGATTAATGCAGTTAATGATATTACAAAGTTTAGAAAGAAAATATACAATATTTCTATTGTGGAGAATCAGTTTATAAAAAATAGAAACACTATAAAAGAAGTGGAGGATTTGCTTTATAAAGAATATAGAGAATATATTAAAGGCAAGGTTCATTTTTCAAATAGCATAAAAGTTCTTATAAATGGACGATTAGAACCCTCTAAAAAAGAAATGTATCATAAAGAAATAAAAGATACTTTAAAAAATATTTTTTCTTTATAGTTAACATTTTTGTTAGCCATAATATTACTTATCTAGAGTTGTTCGATATCGGACAGGTGATTTTACCAAAAATTACCTGAAAATAGGAGATATAAATGGGGAAAAAAGAAAATAAAAAGCAAGTAACTTTATATAAAAGGGTAGAAATCTCTACTGGCGAAGAATTAAATTTAAATAACAATCAAGATGAAGAATTGAGAAATTACAATGAACTAAAAGAACAGTTGAAATTAAATTTGAAATCCGATATTAATAATAAAATTCAAAGAATGAAAATTCTATAT
Proteins encoded in this region:
- a CDS encoding plasmid maintenance protein, whose product is MKSVISNHKHQTYKNKLLSKICRLKKIISVIIYLNKEFEKKYNTPINKEHFTSKKVKELGVHHQGDILRVLNSNICKENKKKTTINTLRPDLRFLVKLKALEKRILTFSNNFGEFKGKLCIYKVSPIAHKLIDAYFSSTKADLIKKVKDEKDVFKKEKGYFEPQNITENITVYNKNYINIYNKNSIENPFFKRIKSITSNTKKPTVTLKNALLNYKDFKNYLKYDYVVEDIKEFFLSKLNLYKDKIHFMRKTAPYKTDFYILAGEFKDVYTAKWKKNKTTGFSGHAGIIANNVLANILTKGLKFE
- a CDS encoding DUF226 domain-containing protein, coding for MSRLLEKLKQKKASIKISDILIKKDAFSRIEEIDGKKTYYTKIFKHLIDFRVTNKEQRFRLVFQEFNNKDYYFFNLFSLEKNDKFLGIKYGWDRLEKPLFLKKEDNKIYAIKKLYHIEFRFKKGSIKSYILSLRTLLRKKEKETTEYYQFTLNHLEKMESKVYKFYNKKLPDGGILKKWILKNQIL
- a CDS encoding ParA family protein; translated protein: MDIKKSDIITMASIKGGVGKSALSILFSYVLKELGKKVLLIDLDPQNSLTSYFNRYISNIEKYNAYSMLKGDFHFNECIYKINDYISIIPSHPILGKFNSEAIDYKEIILEHHLNENIQNYNFDYVLLDTPPGLDFLLKNALNVANYIVIPVQVEIWSIESFTILINAVNDITKFRKKIYNISIVENQFIKNRNTIKEVEDLLYKEYREYIKGKVHFSNSIKVLINGRLEPSKKEMYHKEIKDTLKNIFSL